The window attaagaaacaataatttacgagacctcatctttcagtagatagcataaagacatgtctcactgttagatccaattcagtgctataccgcaccaacgtcatcttatttcagtaaggcttagaaataatcggactgacattgcaacctttcatgataggtagtctaagcctatctagatattaatcaccactacccaatataccaggcttattgggttgcaaaaaacccgcaccatttggtaactcaaagtagtgcataatcaattccgtatgctcaatgctaacgtacattgattaagaaacaataatttacgagacctcatctttcagtagatagcataaagacatgtctcgctgttagatccaattcagtgctataccacactaacgtcatcttatttcagtaaggcttagaaataatcggactgacattgcaacctttcatgataggtagtctaagcctatctagtttgtgaaattattctttttctttgttcataATTGACCGTgataccttaaagtgaacgacgtgcacaaccggtctactaaatcaaagacttagactttgttaagttacttatacatttaaacatataataaacatccattaaatgtaaaacataacatcattatgacaaaaataatctgtttattcctttggaaaataaaataagagttttaacagtattcaatcactcgaaaggtgatttctagtatacaaactctaacaatctcccacttatattCAAACACATCCAACTTTcgagtaatcatcaataaaggtGATGAAATAGCGAAAGCCGCctcttgcctcggttgacattggtccacacacatcagtatgaacgaGTTCTAGTACTTCATTGGCCCTATTTCCTTTCaccctaaaaggtctcttagtcatctaGCCTTCCAAGCAGGATTCACAAGTAGAAAACGACTCAGTGTCTAGACCTTTAAGAAGGTCTTGGTCCACTAGAGTTTGAATCCTTCTTtggttggcatgaccaagtctaaggtgccataagtacgtttcgttcattgaacttgaaggttcctttcttttctttgaaatttttgatgcattattgagttctaatatgcaattattaaattgtgtagatatgattgtgtacagattgttttccatgataccacaattgtcattaaaagaaatcgaatatccataaaaaacaaatttagaaactgaaattaaatttcttctaaaagaaggtatcaacaaaacatttttcataacaaaaaatctatcactactaaaacgcaaataaacgtctcccactgctacggccgccactttagtagctgatgcactatttattagtactaaaaatacctgcaagtatacagggtagatttattatagctaaaggtcagtaccgggatatcgaacacggtgaatataattgcaactggctATCATGTACTAAtcgtcaaatactatctagagaaacaaaagttttgggttttaaactaaacaaaattaaataaagtaaaacaataaGGGCTAAGAAGATAGAATTAGGCATATAGAGGAATTTCAAGGATAATGATTTCACTGACTCTTTAGTTATTGTAATTAGTTCTACATTCATCCGACTCAAGTTTTACCACGATCTCTCCCTATCATGCATCAATACTCATGTCACAATTATTGTATGGACATATAAGATAAACCAATCAAAGCTATCACCGACCAAAGATTGACAATAATCAAGGTAACGGCCAATTAGTCGAACaaaagttcaagaaaaatcaagtgGAAATGATTTCTgaacattaaatataaaatgaactacataaaagtcaaatactatcaaacctcaaaattctattgtttagtaatccatagacagatgaactaaaacaataattaaagcacgagacataaaataaacaaacaaaacccaagGATGACTCTTGAAGTCTTCATGCTCCTCTTGCCTTGCTTCAATCTCCAATAATGATGGAAGAATTAGATTACGGAGTAGAGAATGAGGAGCTTTGAAGGCTCCCCTTTTGGGGGCTATGGACGGGTTCAATTCTCTGAATGAGGTTATGGGGTGTATATAGGCttgagaaggatttaaatttggtaataagtttcctccaagcattaggaaagatgtaattttcgttccccatagtataaggaaaagatttggcttcacaaggtaatatcttctttccttcttcaaattcCTGCCTAGACTGCAGTTGGCAGCTTTGCGCGACTTTCGTAGAATGACCATAACTCTCTCCAAAGAACTCTGGTTGAAGTGATTCTTGTACCATCTCGAAGATTGTttcaagacgaagagaatggtgtgtAGAACGCCCCGATCGGACTTCAGGATAACcagaaaattgagtttgaagacaGCTGTCGTGTGCCGCGTTTTATGTGGCGGGCCGCCGTACCTTGGCCGGTGGTCGCCGCACGCAGTCCAGAAGCTTCTGACTCCTTCTGGCGGTCGCCACGCACTtcccggcggtcgccgggcatGTCTTTGTCTCCGCTAAGCGCTGACGGTCGCCAGAAGTtttgcggcggtcgccggacgccACCTGAAGCTCCCCAGATTTCCTACTTCGCGTTTTAACTCCCTTttttggctcaaatatgcacatttctcacaaaacatgtaaaaataccgaaatagtGCAAAATGTGAGCGCATCATACCCCCAAActtgaatatttgtttgtcctcaaacaaaacaagaaagaaacataaaatagacgcacggaatgcacaagtACTAGACgacataattgcctcaaaagatgaaagaatagattaagcatgtattaacgtaatcaaatcaagcaaggcttattagtgcactttcattactaactcgtggaacaccttgaattcatgcactcacatgtggcaaacttccaaagatgggaagtgttctctcactctcaaagtgtataagggCAATGTGTTTATAAGcactcaaaatcatgcatcatgcaaagtttaccataagCTTGCTCAAtgtctaatccctcctctactagatgtgattaagcattaaaagtccgaaaggtctttatctttggttgtaatgtaagctctttggtaggtgaggaatatttggctaaagaGTGACTAAACCCAATAATAGCAAAAGTGATCAATTTCTAACACATCAAACTTAGTACTCAACCAACAattcaaatctcaataaacttagactttgtctatatttcttctcacttcccaaattcctttgattttttctttcttttcttcacaacccttttttttcttttttttgttctctttttttttccttttcttttcataagCATCCTttctaagatcaagcacacactttgaaattttctatttcacaacttgcactttctttacattaagcacactactttataatttccttatctctccaattcctttacaaaataagataacaaaagctaactaacccaaggaattttccccattattttggcttccaaagaaaaggcttaaaggctcaaaattggctccaaagggaaaattttgaaattttgagagggtcaaaaattttgaataaaagtaggctaagaaaagatgaccaatcatcctcctaaatcaacttaaacactatgtaaacttaggcaagactaggagcaagttctagaaacaaatacatgaatgcagataaatcacaaaaaatgaaatttaggctcaaatcctcacaaggtataagaatgattcaaggcgaacaagcaattcactaattatgcactttttcaccaaaccatcaaatcaaaacgttaagccatacttaaacatagatgaaATGTAATATCATCGGCAATCGGTCTAAAGTGTGTCCataagcatgcgtgtttctaagttcttcatgttaagttcatgACATATTTTCACAAGAAATTCACCTtcgggttttaaaaacaaaacaaaaaacaaaaacctacTAAAACCTAAgacaaaaaaaactaaactcacggtccaccacttcatcctcccaaacttatttacaacaaagtgtaaaatattttgtagagTCGGTAAGGATGTGAGTGCGCtacttaaaaagaaaacataccttGAAAAATTTCACGTAGAGGCTTGACGAGGCGAAAATCcgaaaaatttcaaaaaatcgCGCTGGAAACTGTGCCCGGgtggcgggccgccgcggCCTGTCCGCCTATCGCCGCCGATCTCAGATTGTTCCAGCGACcaggtggcggaccgccgctacgcatgcggcggtcgccacaaAAGGGTCAGAACCTGCGAAAATTTTTCAATgcagcaaaaaaaataaaccaaaaccaaaaagtaataaaaaactagaaataaatggttgggttgcctcccaacaacgCTTATTTTTCGTCTTTAGCTTGACGTTCTTTGAAGTTCATGACTTATCCCCTATCGTGGGAATTCCGTTGGGATGCCTTTGTACCTACAAATTCGCAATGTGAGcaaagaatgaagaaaattgtaGTAGGGTACAACACACGATATTTGGCaatcccccaaacttaaacCAAATCAAGGTGTAAAAGTAATCACATGCAAGACCAAGTAATCTACCTTGATTCAAAAATCATCCCCCATCATGCTCTCTATCCCCCAATAATTTGCAAGAATTTTCAACAAAAGACCAAGAGCATGCAAGACAATATAAGCTCAAGCGTATACACAAGTCATGCAAGAAAAAATAGcctcacaatgctatgaacatgaaCTATGGgtatcaaaaatcaaatcaacggggtattcaaatttcatccaCAAGAAGAAGCTAATTCAAGCACACCCAACAATGATCAATTCCAAtaaatccaactcacaaattCACCAACAAATTATCACAAGTATATCATCCCCCATCAAACTCCATGGTAAACTACCAAAACATATaccaacaacaaaatcatccaAAGAAAGTATTCAAGATCAAAGCTCAGAAAATACAAGAATGAGATACCTTGCGTTGGTTGACAATTGAGCACAAGAACATGGTAGGATCCGAAGAATTTAATTGAGTGATGTGAATTTGgagtgtgggtgtgtgaataatgtggagaaatagaatttaaaGAGAGGGATAAAGTGGATGCTAGggttagaaagaaaaagaatgaaagaaggaaagaagaaacataCCTAATGTGAATATCTCGCGTCTAACACGCTGCGGCGGTCGCTGACTGCAGTTCAGCGGACCGCCGTGGATGGTCTGTCCTTGCTGCCCTTCTTTCGGCGGGCCGCCGAAATTAACTCGGCGACCGCCAACCCTgctccattttttatttttttattttttatttttataaaaactacTAGCTTTAGTCCCATGGGGGAAAACATCAGCTCTACGgaagaaaaacaaactaaactagaaaattaaaaaaaactagaaagcaaTCAACATGGAACTTTATACCTCACCCACGCTCTACGGAGCTTATCAAGTGTTGCAGCAGAAGATTTTGCAAACACAGAATTTGACAATTGACACATAAGATTGAACCCACACAAATTGTACCTCAGACATTTTGGACACCTTCTTAGCTTGAACTTGGATTTCTCGGTTTTGCCCTAACTTTTCCTCCATGCATGACTTAATTGTGAATCTTCACCAAAATCAGATTTGTCagcaataaaatgaattaaaatcaaagagagagaaggtttGAAAGATTTCACCAATTTGTCGAGCATATGCGAACTTAATTCGAGTATGGAATCATGCTTCTTCTCCCACTTTTCCCATGTTTCCATTGAAGTTGTCAAAGCTTCCATAGCAGTGTCTAATTTGTGTTTGCTTTCAGACACCTCCTCTGCTCGTCTCTTACTTCTTTCTAAGAGCTCACTCATCAATCAAGTCTTCAAGGCTCTCATATTCCCATGTCCTTGCCCACATTAGAATTCTACCAAAACGGGAAGAAATCATGGTTGCGCTCCTTGCTTTCCTTAAGTACCTCggaaagtaaaacaaaaacaaaaataaaactagatAATATTACACTCTAAATTAGTATAATCAACCTTTCTACAATATCAGcttaaagcaaaaatattCTCCGGCAatggcgccaaaaacttgatgcactatttattagcactaaaaatacctgcaagtatacatggtagatctagtatagctaaaggtcagtaccgggatatcgaacacggggaatataattgcaactggctatcatgtactaagcgtcaaatactatctagagaaacaaaaGTGTGAGGCCTTGGGAGATGGGCTCCTGTCAGGACAATAGGTTGAAGGCCTCCTCTCTAACGGGCCGCTGTGTACCGTGATTGAACCCCCTCACAAACTGTCGGGCCAGGGTGACCGCATCACCTTTTTGCTGCTAGAGAAACAAAAGTTTTGGGTtttaaactaaacaaaattaaataaagtaaaacaataaGGGCAAAGAAGATAGAATTAGGCAAATAGAGGAATTTCAAGTATAATGATTTCACTGACTCTTTAGTTATtctaattagttttttttttttaataaacacCTTTACGGTGGAGGGTGAAGTAGGCCCCTCGTCCCATTTATATCATCAAACGAGAAGTACATAAGACCATCCCAAAAGTGGACTGTCTTACAAACCAACCAACAACTATTACAAAACTAAACTAgacaaaaaaagaagacaaCCATCCTCGAGGTCAGACTAAGCGAAAGACTTGTCTATCAAAACCTGAAGTTGGGAAGCCCAATCTGGTCCAATCTACATAATGCCCTTACTCAAGGAGGAGCCGAGCTTGCTGAGTAAACTACCCTCACACTAGCCTGCATACCAAGGCCAGCCAAGTAATCCGCAGCCTTATTTCcttctctataaatatgagaaacCGTCCATTCAATTCCCCTTAATTCCTGTCTAACCTTGGCAAGACTAGAGCACACCTCCTCCGAGCAAAGCTGCTTCATTCCCCGCCATTTCACCACAACTTCTGCATCCATCTCTATCCAGATCCGCTGTCCATGAAGCTTGGCCAAAGCAATGCCAGATAAAAGAGCCAAAATTTAAGCCTCAAGACCAGACCTACATTTGAAACCAGTCGCAAAAGCAACCAGAATCTCCCCTTCGTGGTTCCTCACTATTCCCCCACCACCTGCATTTTGTGTTGCTTGAATAAAAGCCCCATCCACGTTGAGTTTTACCCACAGAGGATCCGGGGGTCTCCATTCAACTCTACCAACCTTTCTCTTTCGAGCCCCACCACATGTATCTATCACTACATCCAACATTGGACAACAACCCTTCCACTGATCCTGACCAATTAACTTAGTTAACACGAGGTTCCTAAGTTGTGAATTGACCCTCTTAATGATATCCTCAACTTCAAAGTTCTTGTCACGGTGAACATTCTCATTCCTCTCTGTCCAGATGTGCCAGAGGATGAGACACGGGATTATAACGCAGAGGTGATGTTGTGATCTTATACCCATGTTCCTCTGCCACCACTTTAACCTTAGTTCAATGTTTTCTCCTTCTTCATCAAACACCGGAACCTGAGGGAACCACCTTGCTAAATGCTGCCAAACCCTTCTAGTTGCACTCCCATTAACGAAAAGGTGTAATCTCGTTTCCACACCCGGTTTCTCACAACATTTACACTTAGAAGCTAGAGAGATCCCTCTCCATTGCAGTTTCACATCCACCGGGATCCTATTGGCCAGCAAGCGCCACAGGAACATAGAAATAGATAAAGTGATACATTTATTCCAGATGAGCTCATTTATTCCAGATGAGCTCGTTTCTAATTAGTTCTACGTTCATCCGACTCAAGTTTTACTACGATCTCTCCCTATCATGCATCAATACTCATGTCACAATTATTGTATGAACATATAAGATAAACCAATCAAAGCTATCACCGATCAAAGATTGACAATAATCAAGGTAACGACCAATTAGTCGAACaaaagttcaagaaaaatcaagtgGAAACGAGTTCTAaacattaaacataaaaagaactaTATAAAACTCAAATACTATCAAACctcaaaatatattgtttagtaatccatagacagatgaaataaaacaataattaaagcacgagacataaaataaacaaacaaaaaccaAGGATGAATCTTGAAGTCTTCATGCTCCCCTTGCCTTGCCTCAATCTCCAAGAATGATGGA is drawn from Salvia hispanica cultivar TCC Black 2014 chromosome 6, UniMelb_Shisp_WGS_1.0, whole genome shotgun sequence and contains these coding sequences:
- the LOC125194946 gene encoding uncharacterized protein LOC125194946; amino-acid sequence: MFLWRLLANRIPVDVKLQWRGISLASKCKCCEKPGVETRLHLFVNGSATRRVWQHLARWFPQVPVFDEEGENIELRLKWWQRNMGIRSQHHLCVIIPCLILWHIWTERNENVHRDKNFEVEDIIKRVNSQLRNLVLTKLIGQDQWKGCCPMLDVVIDTCGGARKRKVGRVEWRPPDPLWVKLNVDGAFIQATQNAGGGGIVRNHEGEILVAFATGFKCRSGLEA